From the genome of Candidatus Nitrosocosmicus oleophilus, one region includes:
- the pth2 gene encoding aminoacyl-tRNA hydrolase: MNSSDDIKYVVVVRKDLGMGVGKIAGQVGHACSSVVWQNPDHVANWFNYGGQKKAVLKIQSEKELIDIIKKAQAYGIITTVIRDAGKTQIEPNTMTCCGFGPDYSTKLDKLTGHLKLL, translated from the coding sequence TTGAACAGCAGTGACGACATAAAATACGTCGTTGTAGTAAGAAAAGATCTCGGAATGGGTGTCGGAAAAATTGCTGGCCAGGTAGGACATGCATGTAGTTCCGTTGTGTGGCAGAACCCAGACCATGTTGCTAATTGGTTTAACTACGGTGGTCAAAAAAAAGCAGTATTGAAGATCCAATCAGAAAAAGAACTAATAGATATAATAAAAAAGGCTCAAGCATACGGTATCATTACTACAGTGATAAGAGATGCTGGAAAAACACAGATAGAGCCTAATACCATGACATGCTGTGGATTCGGTCCAGATTATTCGACAAAATTAGATAAATTGACCGGACATTTAAAGTTACTGTAG
- a CDS encoding transglutaminase domain-containing protein encodes MLNFFDLANSGLPYPITKDTLVLYKQVSKQYLDRYLLESIRMLVPIKIKNKFEGAVGGKLDLKIPMALLLYWFKHDFMKWMDKSPVCPSCNISLSLRYVKGNSWIVRSVEYYDCPQCSFTLAFPRYGEIENIAFNRIGRCSEWSFLFGAILSSLSIQSRIVHDFLDHCWNEALIEEKWIHVDSTLEYPISVNNPHYYEQNWNKKYQYVLAFSGTEIEDVTKNYSVNWETILQQRKKRKNSDMSRIIDYYEKI; translated from the coding sequence GTGCTAAACTTTTTTGATTTAGCAAATAGTGGTCTTCCTTATCCAATTACAAAGGACACTCTTGTCTTGTACAAGCAAGTGAGCAAGCAATATCTGGATAGGTACCTACTTGAATCCATTAGGATGCTAGTGCCAATCAAAATTAAAAACAAATTTGAAGGGGCAGTAGGAGGAAAATTAGACTTGAAGATACCTATGGCCTTGCTGCTTTATTGGTTCAAACACGATTTTATGAAATGGATGGATAAGAGCCCAGTATGTCCATCGTGCAACATATCATTAAGTCTTAGATATGTTAAGGGAAATTCATGGATAGTAAGAAGTGTAGAATATTATGATTGCCCTCAATGTTCTTTTACCCTGGCGTTCCCCCGTTACGGCGAAATAGAAAACATAGCATTTAATCGGATCGGTAGATGTAGTGAATGGTCGTTTCTATTTGGGGCCATACTCAGTTCTCTATCGATTCAATCTAGAATTGTTCACGATTTTCTCGATCACTGTTGGAACGAAGCTTTAATAGAAGAAAAATGGATTCATGTGGATTCAACTCTTGAATATCCTATTTCGGTCAATAACCCTCATTATTATGAACAAAATTGGAATAAAAAGTATCAATATGTGCTAGCATTTTCAGGCACGGAGATAGAAGACGTTACAAAAAACTATTCTGTTAATTGGGAAACTATACTTCAACAGAGAAAGAAGCGAAAGAATAGCGATATGTCTAGAATAATAGATTATTATGAGAAAATATGA
- a CDS encoding helix-turn-helix transcriptional regulator, whose amino-acid sequence MKSETFSQSDPKRKILYYLKVMKQAGLKDLSKVMKISRMAVHKHLSDLQDRGLVESVEIRKGVGRPTMQYSLSSTGKTAFPRSYGEIATHALDYLEKKMGKDAVESVLRERQKELLEKYSVRMKDMKFNERVKELARIRDEEGYIAESKKDRKRNSHTLLEYNCPIIMIAEKHWEACSIETELFEYILDANVEVTHRAAKGDSICKFLIKEKSDFL is encoded by the coding sequence ATGAAATCAGAAACCTTTTCACAATCTGATCCAAAGAGAAAAATATTGTATTATCTGAAAGTCATGAAACAAGCAGGATTAAAGGACTTGTCAAAGGTTATGAAGATTTCTAGAATGGCCGTACACAAGCATTTGAGTGATTTACAAGATAGAGGCTTGGTTGAAAGTGTGGAAATTCGTAAAGGTGTAGGGAGACCCACAATGCAATATTCATTATCAAGTACTGGTAAAACTGCATTTCCAAGATCTTATGGTGAAATAGCAACACATGCTTTGGACTATTTAGAAAAAAAGATGGGTAAGGATGCAGTAGAGTCTGTATTGCGGGAACGTCAAAAGGAGTTATTAGAAAAATATAGTGTACGTATGAAGGATATGAAATTCAATGAAAGAGTAAAAGAATTAGCAAGAATCAGGGATGAAGAAGGCTATATCGCTGAATCCAAAAAAGACAGAAAACGCAATTCTCATACTCTGTTGGAATATAATTGTCCAATAATAATGATAGCGGAAAAACATTGGGAGGCCTGCTCTATTGAAACAGAATTATTTGAATATATACTTGATGCTAATGTAGAGGTTACTCATAGAGCAGCCAAAGGAGATTCAATCTGTAAGTTCTTGATTAAAGAAAAGAGTGATTTCCTTTAA
- a CDS encoding NADPH-dependent FMN reductase codes for MTLKVLGVGSSMRQDSFSTETLKIILNNVNKNGGDTRLLNLYSNPLPMYTAEYNEKLSGIKHAVELVNWADALVLATPDYHGSMAGSLKNFLDYFWAEFAGKTFGYLCSSHEKGLTVMDQMRTAIRQCYGWSLPYGISINSNQDFNADREIINVQLLGRLESFARDLVVYGGLISNQFKKDLDSTIQNSYAVHYRK; via the coding sequence ATGACCTTAAAGGTTTTAGGTGTTGGATCTAGCATGAGGCAAGATTCCTTTAGTACAGAAACTTTAAAGATCATATTAAACAATGTAAACAAAAATGGCGGGGATACAAGGTTACTGAATCTCTATTCAAATCCTTTGCCTATGTATACTGCAGAATACAACGAAAAATTAAGTGGGATTAAACACGCTGTTGAATTAGTTAACTGGGCTGACGCTTTAGTCCTTGCAACACCCGACTATCATGGTTCAATGGCAGGATCACTGAAAAACTTTTTAGATTACTTTTGGGCAGAGTTTGCCGGAAAGACTTTTGGGTACCTTTGCTCTTCGCATGAAAAAGGTTTGACAGTAATGGATCAGATGAGAACGGCTATAAGGCAGTGCTATGGTTGGAGTTTACCATATGGGATATCTATAAACTCGAATCAGGATTTTAATGCGGACCGCGAGATCATAAATGTACAGTTGCTCGGTAGACTTGAAAGTTTTGCAAGAGACTTGGTAGTGTATGGCGGCCTAATTAGTAATCAATTCAAAAAGGATTTGGATTCAACAATACAGAATTCATATGCAGTACATTACAGAAAGTAA
- a CDS encoding iron dependent repressor, metal binding and dimerization domain protein, which produces MEDYLEIIYELVQQKGYATSVDITECLNVSAPSVTKMMRRLDTTGYLEYEKYRGIRLTQQGTNVAQNIRRKHELLTEFFTFIGVREDVANSDAEGIEHHLHSETLEKLEEFLNANRKKQK; this is translated from the coding sequence ATGGAGGACTATCTTGAGATTATTTATGAGCTAGTCCAACAAAAAGGATATGCTACCAGCGTCGACATTACCGAATGTTTGAATGTCTCAGCCCCTAGTGTTACCAAAATGATGAGAAGGTTAGATACCACAGGATATTTAGAATATGAAAAATACAGAGGTATTCGTTTAACCCAACAAGGGACAAATGTTGCCCAAAATATTAGAAGAAAACATGAATTATTGACAGAGTTCTTTACTTTCATAGGTGTACGAGAGGATGTTGCAAACTCAGATGCAGAAGGCATAGAACATCACCTACATTCTGAAACGCTAGAAAAACTAGAAGAATTTCTTAACGCTAATAGAAAAAAGCAGAAATAA
- a CDS encoding ZIP family metal transporter has protein sequence MLGVFVGVIPVLIGLAWYPFMRKITRNQYNFFLSLTAGLLVFLGIDAFLESNEIAANNLAATFNGQLLIPVIIIATFLGLFYLSEYFGKRAESKLSFEYEKEETEQNDTRRLNAQNNFQESSVNPLSKTRVSSSSLTNPLSNDMIGLAQKEEEKNRVEKKEEEEEKLTRLIDKRELIKPLTLSLMVAIGIGLHNFGEGLAIGAAVLLGEIALSTFLIIGFTIHNTTEGLAIVAPLAKTGKLMIRRLVAMGLIAGIPTILGTWIGGFVYSPLASIIFLSIGAGAIFQVVYALAVWMSKSLRESSKTNKAESVDLGEITGRSGSRLLASQGKSPTAAIIAGFIVGLLIMYITGLLV, from the coding sequence ATGTTGGGAGTATTCGTAGGGGTAATACCAGTTCTGATTGGACTTGCATGGTATCCGTTTATGAGGAAAATAACAAGAAACCAGTATAATTTCTTTCTGAGTTTGACCGCAGGATTGCTAGTATTCTTGGGTATTGATGCATTTTTAGAAAGTAACGAAATAGCCGCGAATAATCTAGCTGCAACATTTAATGGCCAACTTTTAATACCAGTTATAATCATCGCGACTTTCCTTGGGCTATTCTATCTTTCAGAATATTTCGGCAAGAGAGCAGAGTCAAAGTTATCATTTGAATATGAAAAAGAGGAGACAGAACAGAATGACACAAGACGTTTAAATGCTCAAAATAATTTTCAAGAATCCTCCGTTAATCCCCTATCTAAAACTAGGGTTTCATCATCATCCTTGACAAACCCGCTTTCAAATGACATGATAGGTTTAGCACAAAAAGAGGAAGAGAAGAATAGAGTAGAGAAGAAAGAAGAAGAAGAAGAAAAACTAACTCGATTGATTGATAAGCGCGAATTAATAAAGCCACTTACCCTATCGCTAATGGTTGCAATCGGAATAGGCCTACATAATTTCGGAGAGGGTTTGGCAATAGGGGCAGCTGTTTTACTTGGTGAAATAGCGCTTAGTACCTTTTTAATCATTGGCTTTACAATCCATAATACAACAGAGGGCCTAGCTATCGTTGCCCCCCTTGCAAAAACAGGAAAGTTAATGATAAGACGATTAGTTGCAATGGGACTGATTGCAGGGATTCCTACTATTTTAGGCACATGGATCGGTGGATTTGTATACTCTCCTTTGGCCTCAATCATATTCTTGTCGATTGGAGCAGGTGCAATATTTCAGGTCGTTTACGCCCTTGCAGTATGGATGAGTAAGTCATTGAGGGAAAGTAGTAAGACTAACAAAGCCGAAAGCGTAGATTTGGGAGAAATAACAGGTAGATCCGGATCAAGATTATTAGCTTCCCAGGGAAAAAGTCCCACTGCGGCTATAATAGCAGGCTTCATCGTAGGATTGCTAATAATGTATATAACAGGATTGTTGGTGTAG
- a CDS encoding bile acid:sodium symporter family protein translates to MHVPNPNNTFYYLGLSVLFSTILGLLFPNIGIVVEPYLLLWLGLLLLFNLINMNLSELYTVFSHPKKLIILTIVKLVLIPVGLYAIMNIFSLTIVPISTNLMLSVFLLSGISTGLGSPFVVNFVGGRLPIVVGLIIATSLSVPFVLPSLIFLFFSSNFTIPIFDMVVLLLVALMLPLIASQLLKKISPKLTDLVNKQSLNLSLVFIFLINLGIFAKYSYFFFSNFLGTVENIFLAFILFGYYGLTGYGISRIMGLSKDDRISTMISMIYINNILIVVFAQQFFGTEIAALAAFFNIPYYLGILLLKKIFNAK, encoded by the coding sequence ATGCACGTACCGAATCCTAATAACACTTTTTACTACTTGGGCTTGTCAGTTCTATTTTCGACAATATTAGGATTATTATTCCCAAATATAGGAATCGTAGTGGAACCGTATTTGTTGTTGTGGCTTGGACTTTTACTTTTGTTCAATCTAATCAACATGAACCTGTCAGAACTTTATACAGTATTTTCACATCCGAAGAAGCTTATAATACTTACAATAGTGAAACTGGTGTTAATTCCAGTCGGATTGTACGCGATAATGAACATCTTTTCGCTTACCATTGTTCCTATAAGTACAAATTTAATGTTGTCAGTGTTTTTACTATCGGGCATATCTACAGGGCTTGGATCACCTTTTGTTGTAAACTTTGTTGGGGGCAGATTGCCAATAGTAGTAGGTCTAATAATAGCAACCTCACTATCTGTTCCATTTGTGTTACCAAGTTTAATATTTCTTTTTTTTAGCAGCAACTTTACAATCCCTATTTTCGACATGGTTGTGCTTTTATTGGTAGCATTAATGCTGCCTTTGATAGCAAGTCAGCTTTTAAAAAAAATTTCTCCCAAACTTACGGATCTAGTCAATAAACAATCACTAAACCTCTCACTTGTTTTCATTTTTCTTATCAACCTGGGGATTTTTGCCAAATATTCCTATTTCTTTTTTTCCAATTTCTTAGGAACTGTAGAAAACATATTTTTGGCGTTTATATTATTTGGGTATTATGGACTAACAGGATATGGTATCTCCAGGATAATGGGCTTATCAAAGGATGATAGAATATCAACAATGATTTCAATGATATATATTAACAATATTTTGATAGTTGTGTTTGCTCAACAATTCTTTGGTACTGAGATCGCTGCATTAGCAGCATTTTTCAATATTCCTTATTACTTGGGGATATTACTACTAAAAAAAATTTTCAATGCAAAATAA
- a CDS encoding DUF421 domain-containing protein: MINNSRIWMITVIPLAIMIVIFGYLVYQVNDLSVKLNAALEQDSLSLKTKTRENSSLLEVEENNSNNGTIDNSISEQLMLNNVSSETSSESQESGIDNGGQNADAGASPYIVIHDALIPDPSSILSVIIRTAIIATLVFVIVKWLGGKGIGQLSPFGLLIVVGLGSAIGDPMIYKEISIPQAMAAVIIAVIFFKVIDYLTLKSRRFRESIEPKPILLVEHGSIVNEGLKRAKMDMAEFEAEMRLSGLENAREIKYARLESNGKISFIINKKTTSDGN; the protein is encoded by the coding sequence TTGATAAATAATTCAAGAATATGGATGATAACAGTCATACCGCTTGCAATAATGATAGTAATTTTTGGATATCTTGTATATCAGGTTAATGATCTTTCAGTCAAACTAAACGCAGCATTAGAACAAGATTCTTTGTCCCTTAAAACAAAAACTAGGGAGAACTCAAGCTTACTGGAGGTAGAAGAAAACAATAGTAACAATGGTACAATCGACAATAGTATTTCAGAACAACTAATGCTAAATAACGTATCATCCGAAACATCATCTGAATCACAGGAATCTGGGATAGATAATGGTGGGCAGAATGCTGATGCTGGAGCTTCTCCTTACATTGTGATACATGACGCTCTAATTCCTGACCCATCTTCCATTTTATCGGTAATCATAAGGACTGCAATAATCGCAACCTTGGTTTTTGTTATCGTTAAATGGCTGGGTGGAAAAGGTATAGGCCAGTTATCTCCTTTTGGATTATTAATCGTAGTGGGTCTGGGGTCAGCAATTGGCGATCCTATGATTTATAAAGAAATATCTATCCCGCAAGCGATGGCTGCAGTCATCATTGCGGTAATATTCTTTAAAGTAATTGACTATTTGACCTTGAAGAGTAGGCGATTTAGAGAATCCATAGAACCTAAACCAATCTTGCTAGTAGAACATGGATCGATTGTTAATGAAGGTCTAAAAAGGGCTAAGATGGATATGGCAGAATTTGAGGCCGAAATGAGATTAAGCGGTTTAGAAAATGCAAGGGAAATTAAGTACGCCCGTCTGGAATCTAACGGTAAGATTAGCTTTATAATAAATAAGAAAACGACATCAGATGGAAATTAA